A segment of the Candidatus Pelagisphaera phototrophica genome:
GCCCCCTACCGTTTGCCAAGGTCGGTTCGCTTGACCCATTCGGTGTGGCGTTTTTCTAGAAGGGCTACCTTTTCCGGCATTTCAGAAACGAGGTTGTTTAGTTCAGTGGGGTCGTCCGCGAGATTATAGAGCTCCCACGGCTTCCTGTTTTCGGATACGAGTTTCCAGTCGCCGATACGAACGGCTTTTCCTTTGCTGTGGGCCCAGAAAAGAGCTTCGTGAGGTTTGAATTTTTGAGGCTCTCCTTCGAGAACTGAGAAGAATGACTGGCCTTCGATTGGAAGGGGTTTCTGGATTACACTCTCGACCCCCGCCGCTTCGATAAGCGTGGGCATGAGATCGATTACGTGACAAACTTCATCGGTGAGGCCACCTTTGAGCTCCGGTTTGAGCCTTTTGGGCCACGACATTATGAGAGGGGAACGCGTGCCGCCTTCGTGGTCGTGTTGCTTGAAAAGTCGGTAGGGCGTATTGGAAGCGTTGGCCCAGCCGTAGCCGTAGGATTGCCAGGTGCTTTGGGGACCGGGCATGATGTGGGGGAGATTGCCGGGTGTGATGGGAGTCCGCTTCCCGTCGGTCGTGAAGGGCCTTGTCCAGGACCCAGTCCGTTCGGGTGGATACTCTACGTGGCAGCCTCCATTGTCCTGCTGGTAAATGAAAAGAGTATTGTTCAGTTCGCCAGTCGCTTCGAGATGCTCTACGATGCGGCTAATGTTTCGGTCCATGGAGGTAATTTGGGCGGCGTATACTTCCATGCGACGCTCCTGCCATGCTTTGTGAGCCTCATCTTCCCAGGCGGGAATGTCCGGGTGCCGAGGAGACAATTGCCATGAAGGATCGACGATGCCTAGTTCCACCATGCGTTGGTAGCGCTGTTTTCTCAGATTGTCCCAGCCTTGGGCGTATTTGCCTTTGTAGTGTTCGATATCCTCTGGCCTGGCGTGCAAGGGCCAGTGGGCGGCATTGTAGGCTACGTAGAGGAAGAAGGGATTCTCTTTCTTAGAGCCATCCGAAGAATGATCTTCTATAAATTCAAGCGCGTAGTCGGTGATCGCGTCGGTGTAGTAGAAATCTGGATTGTTTTTCCATTCATGATCTCGACGTTCGCCATTCAGGTAAAGATCTACAGGCGCGAAAAAGTCGGAGGTCCCCCAATAGGTGCTGTAGGCTCGATCGAACCCTCGTTTGTGTGGGGCGCCGGGGCCATTGGGCTGTTCGGGATCGGACAAGTGCCACTTGCCGGACATGAAAGTAGCATAGCCAGCGGTTTTGAGAGCTTGGGGAAGCGTCGTGACATCGGGATGAAACCCGCCCGTAGGGGATCCGTCAGATAGGGAGGTTTTTGGATACAATCCCGTCATTAAGCTGGCTCGAGTGGGCCAGCACATATTGTTGACGTAGAAATTCGTGAATCGAATTCCGGTGGCGGCGAGGGCGTCTAGTTGGGGAGTCTCAATTTCACCGCCATAGCAGCTGAGATCCGAGTAACCCATGTCGTCCGAAATGATGAGTACGATGTTGGGTTTGCCAGGGTTGGCTGCGGCTTCGCTTTTTAGGTTAGATAGACCAAGCAGAGTAAAACTGAGAATGAAAAAGAGAATTGGGGTGATCTTCATTTGAACTTCAATGATCAACGTTTGGTAGGCTGGCTGTCAACGGCGAGATTTCAGTGTCTTGTCGATGATGGGAGACGAACTACGGTGGCGAGCCTTGTCGGATGGGTTGTCGCCTCGACGAGAAGCCCTACAATTCGTGTTTTTGCAGGATGGGTCTTTGACCTTTCAGGGCAGGGAAGGGCGCCATTTTCGGCCCTCGCGAATCTTCTTGCTGCCTGAAGAGAAGCGGTCCCTAATGCGCGACCTTTTTTGCGGGCCTGGTTGAGGATCGCTAATCGTTTAACGATGTTTGATATGAGCGAAGACAAAGATAACATACAGGTTTTCAATGATTTAGGACTTTCCGATTCGGTGATGAAAGGGTTGGTTGAAATTGGCTACGAATCGCCCTCGCCAATCCAAGCGGCGATTATTCCGTATGTGCTCCAAGGGCGCGATGTGATTGGACAGGCCCAAACAGGGACTGGAAAAACAGCCGCATTTGCCCTTCCTCTCCTTTCGAAGATTGATTTTTCGATTACGAAAAAGCCGCAGGTAATCGTACTGACACCGACTCGGGAGCTCGCCATCCAGGTGGCAGAAGCGTTTCAAAAGTACGCGGCAAAGCTAAAAAATTTCCATGTAATCCCAATCTATGGAGGTACGGACTTTCGTGCCCAGTTGCGACAGTTGAACCGCGGAGTTCATGTCATAGTCGGCACTCCAGGCCGGGTGATGGACCACATGCGCCGTGAGACTCTGGATTTGGGAGCACTGTCTTGCGTCGTTCTTGATGAGGCAGACGAGATGCTCCGGATGGGATTCATCGATGATGTTGACTGGATTATGGAACGGACTCCTGCGGGCCGACAAGTCGCTCTCTTTTCCGCGACGGTGCCAGCTCCTATAAAGCGGATTGCCCAGCGTCACCTGAATGATCCTGTCGAGATTAAGATCAAGACGACGACCTCGACCGCTGAGACGATCCGCCAGCGCTATTGGATGGTGAGTGGGCTCCACAAGCTAGATGCTTTGACTCGAGTTCTCGAAGGTGAGGAGTTTGACGCGATGATCATATTTGTCCGGACCAAGCTGGCTACGGCGGAGTTGACCGAGCGCCTTCAGGCTAGAGGCTTCGCGGCCGCGCCACTCAGTGGGGACATCCCTCAGGCTAAGCGCGAAAAGACAATCAATCGGCTTAAGACGGGGAAGCTGGATATATTGATCGCCACCGATGTGGCAGCGCGGGGATTGGATGTCGATCGTGTGAGCCACGTAGTCAATTACGACATTCCGTACGACAATGAATCCTATATCCATCGGATTGGCCGAACAGGCCGTGCGGGCCGTGCGGGTGATGCGATTCTGTTTGTGACACCGCGTGAAAAGCGTCTCTTGAAGTCGATAGAGCGAACGACCAACAAGAAGATCGAGTTGATGGAGATGCCAACTACTCAGGATATCAACGATAAACGTATCGAGAAGTTTAAGACGAAAATTACGGAAGTCCTCGACCAGAATGGGCTGGATTTTTTCAAAGACATAATCGAGCAGTACCGTCAGGAACACGATGTTCCCTCTTCGGAAATTGCAGCAGCGTTGGCAAAAATCGCTCAAGGAGATTCGCCTTTGCTGCTATCCGAACGAAAGGCTGTCCGCCAGGAACGGAACGACGACCGGGAACCTCGTGAGCGGCGTTCCGGTATTGGCGGAGATTCGGAAAGTCCTCCTCCTCGGCGCGATAAGAGTGAGTACAAGCGGATGCCCCCTGAAACTGGGACAGAGCGATTTCGTATCGAGGTGGGTTATACGCATGGAGTAAAGCCAGGAAATATAGTCGGCGCGATTTCCAACGAGGCGGGACTAGACAGCAAATTTATTGGCAGGATCGAGCTCTACGAGGACTACAGTACGGTTGATTTGCCAGAAGGAATGCCGCGTGAAGTGGTCCAGATTTTGAAGAAAGCCTGGGTATCGGGCCAGCAAATGCGTATTTCGCGGATGGATGTTTCGTCCAAGAAAAACAAGGAAAACAAAAACCGGGACTTTGATAGAGAGGCTCGAGCTGGGAGCAGTGGGAGACCCGCTCGCGCGAAGAGCGGAAAGCCGCCGTTCAAAAAACGTCGAGCGGGTCGCGATGTCTAACCTGTAGGCAGCTTTGTCCGACGTTGGAAGATCTCTTTGGGTATTTCGGAATCATTTCCGATAGATCCGTACCCAATAATAGGTTAAGCTTGATCAATGTTGCCTTATCATGGCCGTGGCCATGGTTTACGAGGAGCAGTGTCTTGCATTCAACGGTTTACACGATTAGCTACCCATTATCGTTAGCCCAAATTACGGCACTAATTTGAATATGATAATGGTTATCTTATAGTTTGCGAGGTAGTGGAAATAAGCTTTCAAAATATTCTCTCGATAGGCCTGTCGATTTTTCAACTTGTTCCCAACGCCATGGGGCACTAACCATGTGCATGTTGTGGGAACGCTTTCATCGACTGCGAGTAGGCAATTACCGGATACTACGAGGGCTTCGGCGATTTGTTGCAATGAACTAATGTACTTCACATACGTCCATTATCCTTGAGTTTCTTGAACTAGGTTTTGACGGATGGATCTTTGTAGGACACCAGATTCCGTCTGTAATCCAGTCGTTGGCCGATTCGATCTCCGAAATATCGAATCTTTGCTTTGGTGAAGGGCTGGCAAGCAACGACCATTGCTTTTTCCCATTTTTTGTCTCCAACCACAGCGACTCTCTCGATATCGCTGGAGTGTTTACAGCTGACCGAGTTCCTGTAGCACAGGAATTGCCAGTTTGAAAGCATGATTGGCTGAAGGCAATCCACAGTAAATGGCGGCGTGCATGAAGACCTCCTTGATGTCCTCAACCGAGACTCCGTTGGTGACGGCCGCCCGAACATGCATTTGAAGTTCGTCGTCTTTTCCTTCAGCAACGAGTATCGCCAAGGTTAACAAGCTGCGGGTCTTTTTATCGAGGCCGGGGCGATCCCAAATTTCACCCCACGCATAGCGAGTAATAAATTCTTGGAAATCAGCGTTGAGCTCATTGGTACCCTCGATCGCTTTATCGACATGATCATCGCCTAGAACGGCTCGACGGTTTTGCATTCCTCGTTTGCGTGCTTCCTGTTTATCGTTTTCCATTAGGCTACGTGTGCTAAGAATTTTGATACGGTTGAGTTAAAGGAGTCTTCCTGCTCGATATTGGAAAGATGCGCGGCGTTCTCGATCTCCACATACCGACTTCCGGCAATCCCCGCGGCAATGAGTTTTCCATGTTCAGGAGGAGTAGCTTGGTCACCCTGCCCTACAATGACAAGGCAGGTCTTTTCTATTTTCGCGAGCTCAGGTCGAAGGTCCGTGTCACGGATGGCGGCACAACACCCCACGTAACCCGTGGCGGAGGCGCATAGAAATTGACCTCTCACAGTGGCGATCGCAAAGGGCTTATCTTCGATAAAGGAAGGAGTAAACCAGCGGCTCAATACTACGTCGCTTACCGAGGCCATGCCCTGATCGAGTACCAGTTGAATACGTGCGTCCCACATATCAGGATTAGGAAGATGGGCCGAGGTGCAACAAAGCGCGAGTGACCGCACTCGATCGGCGGCATGTATCCCGAGCCACATCCCGGTCATGCCACCTAAGGAGAGCCCACAGAAGTGAACGGATTTGAAATTCAGCGCATCCAGCAATTCCACGACATCCTGCCCTAGGCGCTCCAGCGCGTAGGAAGCATTCGGAGCGTCCGATTGGCCGTGACCGCGAGTATCGTAGCGGAGGATGTGAAATTTATCGGAGAACGCTTCGGCTTGTTTGTCCCACATGGATCGTGTGGTACCTAACGAATTGGAAAACATCAGCACAGGCTGGGATGGATCACCCCTGAGCTCGTAGTCGATCTCAATTCCATCACTGGTCCGAATACTGGGCATGATCAGGAACGTTTCCTTTTCAGTAGACGAATTAAGAGTTCTTCGCTCGAGCCCAAGGCTTGTTCGATATCGAATACCCTCTCCAAACTATCTTCATCGAGGGCGGATTGAATAGTCGGCTCTTCTGAGGCTAACCTAGATAAGGGCCTATCTTGCTCAATCGATTGAGCCACAAGGTTCCCAACCAATTTTTGCGCCTCCAGTCGGCCCAATTTGGGCAGGAGGGCAGACGAAAGTCGTTCGGAAAATATAAGCTCCTGCGTGGCATCCAAATTAGCCTTCATCCTAGCGACATCGACTTCCAAACCTTCCGAAACCTCAACCATCGCTACCGAGGCTAACTCAGCAGCCGCGAACAGCGTCTTGAGTGTAGGCCACTCGGACTGCCAACCGCCAAGTCCGCGTTCGTGTTCCTGCGGCATAGCTGATAGCAGAGACGAGACCAACCCAGGGGCCTGATTAGCTGCCGCAAGAACCCGCATGCAACCGACCGGATTGCGTTTGTGCGGCATAGCCGAGGAGCCGCCTTTGACAGGCGTTGATGCTTCCCGTAGCTCGCCAACCTCTCCCTGGCAATGGAGCGAGATGTCGCGGGCAATTTTACCCAAGCTACCGACCAAAATTCCAGTCGCCGATGCTAGTTCAACCAGCCGATCACGATGAGCGTGCCAGGGAGCGTCTGGCAGGGGTAGTTCCAATTCTTCAGCCAAATGCTTGGCGACATGCATTCCCTTTTTATCAAGACTAGATAAGTTCCCAACCGCTCCACCGAATTGCAAAACGAGTGCACTGCTTGCCGACGTCTCCAAACGTTGTCTACATCGCCTGACAGCTGCTTTCCAGGAGGCAACCTTGAGGCCGAAACTTATAGGCGGCCCCGGCTGGAGAAGGGTTCGTCCCAAGGCTATCGTCTTAGAGTGTTCCTCCGCCAGGTTTACGAAGGCCGATTCTACTTTGAGCAACTGACGGCAAATTTGACTAACGACTTCCTGTAACTGCAGGACAGTAGCTGTATCCAAAATATCCTGACTAGTCGCGCCGAAGTGAACGAAGCGTGCAGCTTCTTCGGACTTGCTACGAGCGTGGGCGACAATTTCTTTAACCAGTGGGATAACAGGAGTTCCGGATTTTGAACCATTGGCATAGATGGCATTTGCGTCAAACGATTCTGAAGCGCACGCCTCCGAGATCGCATCAGCCTGTTTCTCGGAAATGATTCCTGACTTATGTAGAGCAACCGCCAGCGCGGCCTCTACTACAAGCATGGCTTTGAGCCTTTGCTCCGAGGACAAAACGTCCAATCTATCGTCTGAGGAATTCATCATAATATACCGCCTCTAAGAGAATGGCTATCCCTGGCCTACGGTCATACACATGGTTGCAATCGCTCGATTCAAACCCTTGCGTTTGAGCTCTAAGGCCGCCGTCCCCGTAGTGCGCGCGCCCGACATGCCCAAAAGGTGCCCTTGAACGATTGCTCCTCCGCTTATGCTGACGTGATCGGCATCGTCGGAAATTCCGAGTTAGCGAAGCATCGGCCCTAACGGAAGATATCGCCCCTCCAAAACGTCCGATGGGCGTTCGGGTGCAGTCGTAAATGAAAGCAGGTTGGTTCATGGAAATGGGAAAGCAATCCTCAGCCTAGAATTCCAGGAACACCGTTTCCTGGTCTCCCTGCATATGAATATCAAATTGGTATACGATCTCGGTTCCTTCTTCAATCCTTTGCGCAATGAGGGTGGGACGTCGATCTAACGGCAGCTGTTTTAGTAAAGGGTCCAGAGCATTTGCTTTGGCCTCATCAGAAAAATAGAGACGAGTATAAGCGTGGTGCATGAGTCCGCGAGAGAAGATGGTTAAAGTGATGTGAGGAGCCTGTTCACTATCAACCTTGCCGGGCTTGATCGTGCGGATGCTGTAGCGCGAGTCTTCACCTCTACCAGTCCCGACCCGACCAAAACCCGAAAAACGGTCTTTCAATATGACGTCCGCATATTTGCCTGCGTTGTCAGCCTGCCAGCATTCAACGACCCCATGTTTCATCTCAGCACCATCGCCATTGAATAAGGTCCCGGTAATCGTGATTACCTCTCCTTCGGTTCCATCAATAACCAGATCACCCGAGCCCAAATCGGAATAGTCGTATCCATATTGCTGGGGCGTCAAGCCGTAGGAGAAAAAAGGTCCAACTGTCTGAGACGGCGTTTGTTTTATCGGACTCATATTAATCTTCAAACGGAGTTGACTTGGGACCGCGTATTACAATGTCCCACAAATACCCTAGAGCAAACCCTTCTTCGGTGTGCTCCAAGGAAAAGTCGGCAATCATTCTAACGCACGCTTCTTCGGACGCGCCACCATAAATCGGATCATGTTTCAGTAATGGGTCGCCTTCGAAATACATCTGCGTGATCAAACGAGTCATGATATTGGGGCCAAATATAGAAAAGTGAATATGGGGTGGCCGCCAGGCGTTCGAGTGGTTTCCCCAGGGATAA
Coding sequences within it:
- the pcaC gene encoding 4-carboxymuconolactone decarboxylase, producing MENDKQEARKRGMQNRRAVLGDDHVDKAIEGTNELNADFQEFITRYAWGEIWDRPGLDKKTRSLLTLAILVAEGKDDELQMHVRAAVTNGVSVEDIKEVFMHAAIYCGLPSANHAFKLAIPVLQELGQL
- the pcaB gene encoding 3-carboxy-cis,cis-muconate cycloisomerase, producing the protein MMNSSDDRLDVLSSEQRLKAMLVVEAALAVALHKSGIISEKQADAISEACASESFDANAIYANGSKSGTPVIPLVKEIVAHARSKSEEAARFVHFGATSQDILDTATVLQLQEVVSQICRQLLKVESAFVNLAEEHSKTIALGRTLLQPGPPISFGLKVASWKAAVRRCRQRLETSASSALVLQFGGAVGNLSSLDKKGMHVAKHLAEELELPLPDAPWHAHRDRLVELASATGILVGSLGKIARDISLHCQGEVGELREASTPVKGGSSAMPHKRNPVGCMRVLAAANQAPGLVSSLLSAMPQEHERGLGGWQSEWPTLKTLFAAAELASVAMVEVSEGLEVDVARMKANLDATQELIFSERLSSALLPKLGRLEAQKLVGNLVAQSIEQDRPLSRLASEEPTIQSALDEDSLERVFDIEQALGSSEELLIRLLKRKRS
- a CDS encoding arylsulfatase; translation: MKITPILFFILSFTLLGLSNLKSEAAANPGKPNIVLIISDDMGYSDLSCYGGEIETPQLDALAATGIRFTNFYVNNMCWPTRASLMTGLYPKTSLSDGSPTGGFHPDVTTLPQALKTAGYATFMSGKWHLSDPEQPNGPGAPHKRGFDRAYSTYWGTSDFFAPVDLYLNGERRDHEWKNNPDFYYTDAITDYALEFIEDHSSDGSKKENPFFLYVAYNAAHWPLHARPEDIEHYKGKYAQGWDNLRKQRYQRMVELGIVDPSWQLSPRHPDIPAWEDEAHKAWQERRMEVYAAQITSMDRNISRIVEHLEATGELNNTLFIYQQDNGGCHVEYPPERTGSWTRPFTTDGKRTPITPGNLPHIMPGPQSTWQSYGYGWANASNTPYRLFKQHDHEGGTRSPLIMSWPKRLKPELKGGLTDEVCHVIDLMPTLIEAAGVESVIQKPLPIEGQSFFSVLEGEPQKFKPHEALFWAHSKGKAVRIGDWKLVSENRKPWELYNLADDPTELNNLVSEMPEKVALLEKRHTEWVKRTDLGKR
- a CDS encoding class I fructose-bisphosphate aldolase; this translates as MKYISSLQQIAEALVVSGNCLLAVDESVPTTCTWLVPHGVGNKLKNRQAYRENILKAYFHYLANYKITIIIFKLVP
- a CDS encoding STAS/SEC14 domain-containing protein, with amino-acid sequence MLSNWQFLCYRNSVSCKHSSDIERVAVVGDKKWEKAMVVACQPFTKAKIRYFGDRIGQRLDYRRNLVSYKDPSVKT
- the pcaD gene encoding 3-oxoadipate enol-lactonase — translated: MPSIRTSDGIEIDYELRGDPSQPVLMFSNSLGTTRSMWDKQAEAFSDKFHILRYDTRGHGQSDAPNASYALERLGQDVVELLDALNFKSVHFCGLSLGGMTGMWLGIHAADRVRSLALCCTSAHLPNPDMWDARIQLVLDQGMASVSDVVLSRWFTPSFIEDKPFAIATVRGQFLCASATGYVGCCAAIRDTDLRPELAKIEKTCLVIVGQGDQATPPEHGKLIAAGIAGSRYVEIENAAHLSNIEQEDSFNSTVSKFLAHVA
- the pcaG gene encoding protocatechuate 3,4-dioxygenase subunit alpha, which translates into the protein MSPIKQTPSQTVGPFFSYGLTPQQYGYDYSDLGSGDLVIDGTEGEVITITGTLFNGDGAEMKHGVVECWQADNAGKYADVILKDRFSGFGRVGTGRGEDSRYSIRTIKPGKVDSEQAPHITLTIFSRGLMHHAYTRLYFSDEAKANALDPLLKQLPLDRRPTLIAQRIEEGTEIVYQFDIHMQGDQETVFLEF
- a CDS encoding DEAD/DEAH box helicase, which produces MSEDKDNIQVFNDLGLSDSVMKGLVEIGYESPSPIQAAIIPYVLQGRDVIGQAQTGTGKTAAFALPLLSKIDFSITKKPQVIVLTPTRELAIQVAEAFQKYAAKLKNFHVIPIYGGTDFRAQLRQLNRGVHVIVGTPGRVMDHMRRETLDLGALSCVVLDEADEMLRMGFIDDVDWIMERTPAGRQVALFSATVPAPIKRIAQRHLNDPVEIKIKTTTSTAETIRQRYWMVSGLHKLDALTRVLEGEEFDAMIIFVRTKLATAELTERLQARGFAAAPLSGDIPQAKREKTINRLKTGKLDILIATDVAARGLDVDRVSHVVNYDIPYDNESYIHRIGRTGRAGRAGDAILFVTPREKRLLKSIERTTNKKIELMEMPTTQDINDKRIEKFKTKITEVLDQNGLDFFKDIIEQYRQEHDVPSSEIAAALAKIAQGDSPLLLSERKAVRQERNDDREPRERRSGIGGDSESPPPRRDKSEYKRMPPETGTERFRIEVGYTHGVKPGNIVGAISNEAGLDSKFIGRIELYEDYSTVDLPEGMPREVVQILKKAWVSGQQMRISRMDVSSKKNKENKNRDFDREARAGSSGRPARAKSGKPPFKKRRAGRDV